GGTCTTTTTTTGATTCAGGGACGGATCATCCAGCACCTTTTCAAATAAAAATGCCTTAACCTTTCCAATGGCCGGACCCTGGGGCAGGCCTAATACGTCCTGGATATCACGACCTGAAATATCAAGGTCATTTATATTAAATGCCGTTTGTTCATTCATGGTGTCCAGGATTTTTCCCAGGCGCAGGCGAATATCCCCAAGGGTGTATGGTTTTTTAACCGGATTCAAATTGCTTTTTTTATCGGCAATGCGCATACGTAAAAAATCCTGGTAGGACAGGTTGAGATCATCCAGCATGGCCAGAAGCCTGCGTACTGCTCTGGCAGTGGTATCTGCTTTTAAAGGACGCATGTGCCCCCGGACCAGGGCGTAGATGTAATCCATGTCCTTTTTGGAAAACCGCAGACGTTCAAGATCATCCAGCATGGCCTGGGTGAATTTTTGATGCCCCGGAAACGTGTTCCGTCCCTCTTTGATTTCCAGTGCATCCTTTTTCCCTGTGTCATGAAGAAAGCCGGCCAGCCGCAGTGTGGGCATGGATGCCGGCAGGGCATCTCCCACCAGAAGGTTATGTTCAAATACGGTTTCCCCGTGGTGGGGGCCGCCATCCAGACCATAGCAGCGGTCAAGGCTTGGCAAAATATAAAGCAAAAGCCCTGTATCATGAAGCAGATTAAAAAAGCCCGATGGTTTATCCATGCCCATGGCCTTGATAATTTCCCTTTGAATCCGGTCTGCGGTCCCTTGGGCCGTAATTTTATGCGCCTGGGCACAGATGGCATCAAAGGCTTTAGGCTCGATTTTGAACCCGAAACGGGCAGCAAACCGGCAGGCTCTGACCATGCGCACGGGGTCTTCTTCAATTCGATCAAAGGGGTCACGGGTGAATCGGATGGTTTTGGTTTCAATATCCGCCTGTCCCCCAAAGGGGTCTGCCAGGGTCCGTGTTTTGGGATCCCAGACCATGCTGTTGATGGTGAGATCACGGCGGCCAAGGTCTGTGGCCGGAAAAGTATGGCCTTCCGCCACAGCCTTTTTATCTGCAGGCCTGCAGGTCGCCACCTCCACCTTGTCAACCAGGGTTACGGCAAAAGATTTCCCCACATATTTAGGATCTTGATCCGCAAACAGCCAGGCCAAGTCGTCGGGCAAGGCATTGGTAAGGATATCCACATCCTCGGGGGCTATGCCCAGAAGAGCGTCCCGAACAGCCCCGCCGGCCAGAAAAGCTTGATAGCCGGAGGTCCACAGGGTTTCAAGAATGTTGGAAACGGGAGTCTGAACCTGGATGTTTTCCAGGATGTCGGAAGGAGAACGCATACAAAACATCTTTTTGCTTGATGATCAAGTTTTCAGGAAATTGTTTTCCAACATAAAACTTGGGCAAATTAACAAAAACTTGATCATTGAATTTTTAGTAGACCCCAAACACAGACGAACCACACCCGGGGCATTTATTGGTCTGGGTTAAAAGGTTTTCCACTGAATAACCAAATCGTTTGATAACTGTCTGTCCGCAGTCCGGACAGCAGGTATTTTCCCTGGCACCGGGTACATTGCCGGTATACACATTAACAAGTCCGGTCGACAGAGCGATATCACAAGCCTCTTCAAGGGTTTCCACAGGTGTCGGCTCTGTCTGGGTCAACTGAAATGCCGGGTGAAACCGGGATAGATGCCAAGGGGTCGAAGGCCCCAGTTCCCCGGCAATGAACGACGCCATCTGCCCAAGGTCGCTGGGATCATCATTAAGTCCGGGGATCACCAGAGTGGTCACCTCAACCAGAAGTCCTAAATCCACCATGGTCTTCAACGTCTGTTTAACCGGTTCCAGTCGCCCATTGCAATACTGTTTATAAAACCCATCGGAAAAAGATTTAAGATCTACGTTGGCGGCATCTAATACCGCAGCCGAGGCTTGCAGCAGTTTAGGACTCATAAATCCGTTTGTGACAAGAATATTGGCAAGTCCCGCATCCTTTGCCAGCATAGCCGTATCCAAAACCAATTCAAAAAAAACCGTGGGTTCGGTATAGGTGTAAGAGATACTTTGGCATCCCTGTTCCACAGCTTTTTCAACAATGGCTTCAGGCTTCATGGCTTGGCCTGCAAGGCGGCCTGTAAAAGGGTTTGTCTCCTGGCCATGAACTTGGGATATATCGGCATTCTGGCAGAATCGACAATTAAAATTGCATCCGGGCGCGGCAATGGAATAAGAGAGGGAGCCCGGTTTAAAATGAAAAATGGGTTTTTTCTCAATGGGGTCCACGCCGGCGGCCACCACCCGGTCGTACACCAAAGAAAAAAGCTGGCCATCCCGGTTCTCCCGGACACCGCAAACACCGGTATGTCCGGAGGCAATCGTGCAGTAATGATTGCAAGCCAGGCATTTGACCTTACCGTCTGCCAGGGGTTCATAAAGACGGGCACGTATCATTCTTTCACCTTGAATCCTAACGCCAGGCCTGTGGCCGGCTTATTAATTTTATGACACCGGGTTTTCAATACCAGGGGCCGGGTACGAAACTTAGGCACCGGCTTGATGCGCATGCCAATGAAGCCGCCAAAGTAAGACCACTGGATCAGGCGAAGACTTTCCACCCAGGCGATCAGACTCCCGGACAGCAGTGGGAACTGTATGGTTGTCCGCCATTTTACAGGCACTTTCCCCAATATTGAGGTCATCATGATTTTCAGCTCCCACACACTGAAAAATTGGGCATGGCTGTACATATCCGGAAAAAAAAAGCCTTTAATCCGCCGGGCCATATTCTGGGGAGCATACCAGTTATGAACGCCGATTACCACCTGTTCCCGAGCCACCCGGCAGGCCTCTTCGATGGCCTTGGCCGGCCGCCCTGAAAATTCAAGACTGAAAAACAGCAATGCCGTATCAAAAGCATTATCTTCAAAGGGTAAATCCTCGGCCATACCCCGGTGTAAGTCAACCTGCCGGCCGAGCCGTTCAGCAGCCTTGTCCAGCATATATGGGGAAGGATCAATACCGGTAAGGTTCATGCCCCGACCCATAAAAGGTGCAAGACTCAATCCCGTGCCGCAACCAATGTCCAGTAACCGCTTCCCCGCCTGGGGGTTAATCAAAGCGCTGATCAATTGAATTTCAAGGTCAAGGCAATGTTTGCCCCGGCCTTTTTCAAAAAAGGCATCATAGTCCTGGGCTTCGTTGAAACCAAATTCATATGTCATGATCAGGCCTTTTTTTTCAAAGGGGTTGATGTTCAAAGGCCAGGCTAAAAAAACCAGCCTTTTTCTCTTTCATCATTAATCAACGATATTAACATAACGCACTCTCTGGAAAAAGCAATCAAACCTATTAAAAAACGGACAACCCCTAAACTATAAAGGATTTTACAGGCCGACAAAGAAATGAATTGGAATTTCCTATGGCAGGTAGGATAACGGACACATCGCAAAGAACGGTACGTTTAGGCGCTTCGACGAACAAAAAAACAAGCAAAAGTAAAAAATTATTTTTCCGGGTCCCTCATCTATTCGTATCAGATCTTTTTCTTTTTTTGTACCAGTCATACCCTTTATATAACTTGTCCATGCACGTGGGGCACAGACCATGGGTAAAGGTCAGATAAGAATGGGCCTCAAAATATCTGTCCACGTCATTCCAGAATCCTTTATCATCCCGGATTTTCTTACAATGTGAACACATAGGCAAAAGGCCGCGCAGGGTTTTAAGCTCGACATGGGTTTTGATGCGGGCCAGAAGTTCAGCCGAATGAAAGGGTTTTGTGACATAGTCAACCCCGCCCACATCAAATCCCTTTACAATATCCTGGGCATCAGACTTGGCCGTTAAAAAAATCACCGGAATATTATGAGTGGGAAATTCGGCTTTTAACTGTTCACAGACCGCATACCCATCCATATCCGGCATCATGACATCTAAAAGGATGAGATCCGGGCATTCGGATTTTACAAACGTCAGGGCCTGGGCCCCGCTTTGGGCCATAGCAACTTCATATCCGTTATCGGAAAGCAGCTTCCCAAGGAACTGAAGATTCTGAGGTTTGTCATCAACTGTCAAAATAAGACTTTTATTGACCATTGAGATGCTCCGAGGACAATATTATGGATTAATCACCACAGTTACATGAACCACAGCAGCCAGAATCGCAGCCCCCGTCTTTGGTGCCACAGCTGCTTGCCGGGGGTTCCAGCCCGGTTTCAGCAATGGTGATATCAAAAGTAAGGGTTTTACCGGCCAGAAAATGGTTCACGTCCATGGTGACGCTTGTCTCGCTTATTTTTGCCACCTGCGCAGGAACCGGCTGACCTGCCGGGTTCTGGAGCTGAAGCTGAAGGCCTTCTTTCAGTTCCATCTCCGGTGGAAATTGGGCCCTTGGGATGTCTACCATGGCGTTTTCATCTCTTGGGCCGTATCCCATTTCAGGTGGAATGGTTACGGTTTTAGCTTCCCCTTTTTTCATACCGATAACAGCCTGGTCAAAGCCTTTAATCAGCATGCCCGCATCAACGGTAAAGGTCAGCGGTTCTCTGCCCTCTGAGGAGTCAAACACATCTCCGTTTTCTAATTTCCCTGTATAATCAACGGCAATGGTATCCCCTGATTTAATTGCTTCTGTCATAAAACTATTCCTTCCAGCCGGCGGCAGTTCCGACCGTTATGGTGGTTTTTCCGAAAACGTTTGTCCGGAAAAATAAGAACCATCCTTTTTTGAGGATGGTTTAAACAAAGTAAGTTGAAATCATAGAAGAAAAACGAAAAGATGTCCAAAAGTATTTTAAAATTTAATGTTTTCTGTTCAATGAAATGTGGTATGGTCGGACAAGACCTATTTAAGATAAGGATAAATAATACCATGGAACTTTTAAAAATTATTGCTGCAATTATTCTTCCGCCGGTAGGTGTATTTTTTCAGGTCGGCATTGGGAAGCATTTTTGGTTGAATATTCTTTTAACCCTTCTTGGTTATATTCCAGGAATTGTGCATGCCATCTGGGTAATAGCCAAAAACAAATAATTTTTTGCGCAGAAATTGCGGTCTGAAACTGCTGTGACATATCAAAATTTAAAGGGCAGATACCGGTGTACATCGGTATCTGCCCTTTTATATTATTCTAAAGAATCAGACCTGGTTATCCCATGAACGGATAGCCGTAATTTACGGGGGGTACCAGGGTCTCCTTGATGGTCCGGGGGGATGCCCAGCGGATCAGGTTCAGGTAGGAGCCTGCTTTGTCGTTGGTGCCGCTTTTACGGGCTCCGCCAAAGGGCTGCTGGCCGACCACAGCGCCTGTGGGTTTGTCATTGATATAAAAGTTTCCGGCGGTGTGGGTCAACCGGGCCATCAGGGCATTGACCACTTCGCGATCCCGGGCAAAAATTGCACCGGTCAGGGCATATGGGCTTGTGTTGTCCAGGATGTCCAGGGTGGCTTGAAAATCTTTATCCTCATACACATAAGCCGTG
Above is a window of uncultured Desulfobacter sp. DNA encoding:
- a CDS encoding CCA tRNA nucleotidyltransferase — its product is MRSPSDILENIQVQTPVSNILETLWTSGYQAFLAGGAVRDALLGIAPEDVDILTNALPDDLAWLFADQDPKYVGKSFAVTLVDKVEVATCRPADKKAVAEGHTFPATDLGRRDLTINSMVWDPKTRTLADPFGGQADIETKTIRFTRDPFDRIEEDPVRMVRACRFAARFGFKIEPKAFDAICAQAHKITAQGTADRIQREIIKAMGMDKPSGFFNLLHDTGLLLYILPSLDRCYGLDGGPHHGETVFEHNLLVGDALPASMPTLRLAGFLHDTGKKDALEIKEGRNTFPGHQKFTQAMLDDLERLRFSKKDMDYIYALVRGHMRPLKADTTARAVRRLLAMLDDLNLSYQDFLRMRIADKKSNLNPVKKPYTLGDIRLRLGKILDTMNEQTAFNINDLDISGRDIQDVLGLPQGPAIGKVKAFLFEKVLDDPSLNQKKTLADLVRQMDRNDFTD
- the amrS gene encoding AmmeMemoRadiSam system radical SAM enzyme, translated to MIRARLYEPLADGKVKCLACNHYCTIASGHTGVCGVRENRDGQLFSLVYDRVVAAGVDPIEKKPIFHFKPGSLSYSIAAPGCNFNCRFCQNADISQVHGQETNPFTGRLAGQAMKPEAIVEKAVEQGCQSISYTYTEPTVFFELVLDTAMLAKDAGLANILVTNGFMSPKLLQASAAVLDAANVDLKSFSDGFYKQYCNGRLEPVKQTLKTMVDLGLLVEVTTLVIPGLNDDPSDLGQMASFIAGELGPSTPWHLSRFHPAFQLTQTEPTPVETLEEACDIALSTGLVNVYTGNVPGARENTCCPDCGQTVIKRFGYSVENLLTQTNKCPGCGSSVFGVY
- a CDS encoding class I SAM-dependent methyltransferase — protein: MTYEFGFNEAQDYDAFFEKGRGKHCLDLEIQLISALINPQAGKRLLDIGCGTGLSLAPFMGRGMNLTGIDPSPYMLDKAAERLGRQVDLHRGMAEDLPFEDNAFDTALLFFSLEFSGRPAKAIEEACRVAREQVVIGVHNWYAPQNMARRIKGFFFPDMYSHAQFFSVWELKIMMTSILGKVPVKWRTTIQFPLLSGSLIAWVESLRLIQWSYFGGFIGMRIKPVPKFRTRPLVLKTRCHKINKPATGLALGFKVKE
- a CDS encoding response regulator, with product MVNKSLILTVDDKPQNLQFLGKLLSDNGYEVAMAQSGAQALTFVKSECPDLILLDVMMPDMDGYAVCEQLKAEFPTHNIPVIFLTAKSDAQDIVKGFDVGGVDYVTKPFHSAELLARIKTHVELKTLRGLLPMCSHCKKIRDDKGFWNDVDRYFEAHSYLTFTHGLCPTCMDKLYKGYDWYKKRKRSDTNR
- a CDS encoding peptidylprolyl isomerase, with product MTEAIKSGDTIAVDYTGKLENGDVFDSSEGREPLTFTVDAGMLIKGFDQAVIGMKKGEAKTVTIPPEMGYGPRDENAMVDIPRAQFPPEMELKEGLQLQLQNPAGQPVPAQVAKISETSVTMDVNHFLAGKTLTFDITIAETGLEPPASSCGTKDGGCDSGCCGSCNCGD
- a CDS encoding YqaE/Pmp3 family membrane protein — protein: MELLKIIAAIILPPVGVFFQVGIGKHFWLNILLTLLGYIPGIVHAIWVIAKNK